A genomic segment from Pseudorca crassidens isolate mPseCra1 chromosome 4, mPseCra1.hap1, whole genome shotgun sequence encodes:
- the LOC137223232 gene encoding LOW QUALITY PROTEIN: neuropeptide Y receptor type 2-like (The sequence of the model RefSeq protein was modified relative to this genomic sequence to represent the inferred CDS: inserted 1 base in 1 codon), with protein sequence MKMGPLGAEADENQTVEEMKVEQFGPGHTTPRGELAPNSEPELIDSTKLIEVQIVLILAYCTIILLGVIGNSLVIHVVIKFKSMHTITNFFIANLAVADLLVNTLCLPFXTYTLMGEWKMGPVLCHLVPYAQGLVVQVSTITLTVIALDRHHCIVYHLESKISKRISFLIIGLAWGISALLASPLAIFREYSLIEIIPDFEIVACTEKWPGEEKSIYGTVYSLSSLLILYVLPLDIISVSYTRIWSKLKNHVTPGAANDHYHQRRQKTTKMLVCVVVVFAVSWLPLHAFQLAVDIDNQVLDLKEYKLIFTVFHIIAMCSTVANPLLYGWMNSNYRKAFLSAFFCEQRLDAIHSEVSVTFKAKKNLEATENNGPNDSFTEATNV encoded by the exons ATGAAAATGGGCCCATTAGGTGCAGAGGCTGATGAGAACCAGACAGTGGAAGAAATGAAAGTGGAGCAGTTCGGTCCAGGGCACACCACTCCTAGAGGGGAGCTGGCCCCTAACTCTGAGCCGGAGCTTATAGACAGCACGAAGCTGATTGAGGTACAGATCGTCCTTATATTGGCCTATTGCACCATCATCTTGCTTGGAGTGATTGGCAATTCCTTGGTGATCCATGTGGTGATCAAATTCAAGAGCATGCATACAATAACCAACTTTTTTATTGCTAATCTGGCTGTGGCGGATCTTCTGGTGAACACCCTGTGCTTGCCAT ACACTTACACCTTAATGGGGGAATGGAAAATGGGTCCTGTCCTATGCCACTTGGTGCCTTATGCCCAGGGCCTGGTGGTACAAGTGTCCACCATCACCTTGACAGTAATTGCCCTAGACCGGCATCATTGCATTGTCTACCACCTGGAGAGCAAGATTTCCAAGCGAATCAGCTTCTTGATTATTGGTTTGGCTTGGGGCATCAGTGCCCTGCTAGCAAGCCCCCTGGCCATCTTCCGGGAGTATTCACTGATTGAGATTATTCCTGACTTTGAGATTGTGGCCTGTACTGAGAAGTGGCCTGGTGAGGAGAAGAGCATCTATGGCACTGTCTACAGTCTTTCTTCCTTATTAATCCTGTATGTTTTGCCTCTGGACATTATCTCTGTTTCCTATACTCGTATCTGGAGTAAACTTAAGAACCATGTCACCCCTGGAGCTGCTAATGACCACTACCATCAGCGGAGGCAAAAAACCACCAAAATGctggtgtgtgtggtggtggtatTTGCAGTCAGCTGGTTGCCGCTCCATGCCTTCCAACTTGCTGTCGACATTGACAACCAAGTCTTGGACCTGAAGGAGTACAAACTTATCTTCACTGTGTTCCACATCATTGCTATGTGCTCCACCGTTGCCAACCCCCTTCTCTATGGCTGGATGAACAGCAACTACAGAAAGGCTTTCCTCTCAGCCTTCTTCTGTGAGCAGAGGTTAGACGCCATTCACTCTGAGGTATCTGTGACATTCAAGGCTAAAAAGAACCTAGAAGCCACAGAGAACAATGGTCCCAATGATTCTTTCACAGAGGCTACCAATGTCTAA